In one Streptomyces sp. T12 genomic region, the following are encoded:
- a CDS encoding LutB/LldF family L-lactate oxidation iron-sulfur protein, with protein sequence MSGTFVGMPAFPKAAHEAVHDQTLRGNLRHATHTIRAKRANAVAEVSDWAQLREAGKRIKDHTLRHLDRYLVQLEEAVTAAGGTVHWAADADEANRIVADLVKATGESEVVKVKSMATQEIGLNEALEAEGIRAYETDLAELIVQLGKDRPSHILVPAIHRNRAEIRDIFEREMSEWGRPAPEGLTDTPAELAEAARLHLREKFLRAKVGISGANFMVAETGTLVVVESEGNGRMCLTLPETLISVVGIEKIVPTWRDLEVFLQTLPRSSTAERMNPYTSMWTGTTDSETADGPQDFHLVLLDNGRTDTLADEVGRQALRCIRCSACLNVCPVYERAGGHAYGSVYPGPIGAILSPQLRGVASEIDASLPYASSLCGACYEVCPVAIDIPEVLVHLRERVVQGGQVTARGNKVVLKPAKGHAAERAAMRAARWAFSHPGALRTGQRLASRTRRLHPRSLPGPGKAWSDSRDLPTVPAEPFRDWWQRTQGAKDGAK encoded by the coding sequence ATGAGCGGGACGTTCGTAGGGATGCCGGCCTTTCCGAAGGCCGCGCACGAGGCCGTACACGACCAGACCCTGCGCGGCAATCTGCGGCACGCCACGCACACCATCCGCGCCAAGCGGGCGAACGCCGTCGCGGAGGTGTCCGACTGGGCGCAGTTGCGGGAGGCCGGGAAGCGGATCAAGGACCATACGCTGCGTCATCTCGACCGGTATCTCGTGCAGTTGGAGGAGGCGGTCACGGCGGCCGGCGGTACGGTCCACTGGGCCGCGGACGCCGACGAGGCCAACCGGATCGTGGCGGACCTCGTCAAGGCGACCGGTGAGTCGGAGGTCGTCAAGGTCAAGTCGATGGCCACGCAGGAGATCGGGCTGAACGAGGCGCTGGAGGCGGAGGGCATCCGCGCCTACGAGACCGATCTCGCCGAGCTGATCGTGCAGTTGGGCAAGGACCGGCCTTCGCACATCCTCGTTCCGGCGATCCATCGCAACCGGGCTGAGATCCGGGACATCTTCGAGCGCGAGATGAGCGAGTGGGGCCGCCCAGCCCCCGAGGGACTCACCGACACCCCCGCCGAACTCGCCGAGGCCGCCCGACTGCACCTGCGCGAGAAGTTCCTGCGGGCCAAGGTCGGCATCTCCGGCGCCAACTTCATGGTCGCCGAGACCGGCACGCTGGTGGTCGTGGAGTCCGAGGGCAACGGGCGGATGTGCCTGACCCTGCCCGAGACGCTGATCTCGGTCGTCGGCATCGAGAAGATCGTGCCCACGTGGCGGGACCTGGAGGTGTTCCTGCAGACACTCCCCCGCTCCTCCACCGCCGAGCGCATGAACCCGTACACGTCGATGTGGACCGGCACGACAGACTCCGAAACGGCTGACGGCCCGCAGGACTTCCACCTCGTCCTGCTCGACAACGGCCGCACGGACACGCTCGCCGACGAGGTCGGCCGCCAGGCCCTGCGCTGCATCCGCTGCTCGGCGTGCCTCAACGTGTGCCCGGTGTACGAGCGGGCCGGCGGGCATGCGTACGGCTCGGTCTACCCGGGCCCGATCGGCGCCATCCTCAGCCCTCAACTGAGGGGCGTGGCAAGCGAGATCGACGCCTCGCTGCCGTATGCGTCGTCGTTGTGCGGTGCCTGCTACGAGGTGTGCCCGGTCGCCATCGACATCCCCGAGGTGCTGGTGCATCTGCGGGAGCGGGTGGTGCAGGGCGGCCAGGTGACCGCGCGGGGCAACAAGGTGGTGCTGAAGCCGGCGAAGGGGCATGCCGCCGAGCGGGCCGCGATGCGGGCGGCGCGCTGGGCGTTCAGCCATCCCGGTGCTCTGCGCACCGGTCAGCGGCTCGCCTCGCGCACCCGCCGCCTGCATCCCCGGTCGCTGCCGGGCCCGGGCAAGGCGTGGAGCGACAGCCGGGATCTGCCGACGGTGCCCGCGGAGCCCTTCCGGGACTGGTGGCAGCGTACGCAGGGCGCGAAGGACGGTGCGAAGTGA
- a CDS encoding LUD domain-containing protein: MSSRDRILGRVRRALADVAAERQDDTPYEQAVPRDYLREHGERSVAETVDLLAENLADYRAVVHRCTAADLPATIAGMLAARGAKTVLVPPGLEPEWLSAADAERIPDRTESTPDELDRIDSVVTACAVAVAETGTLVLDGSADQGRRRITLVPDHHICVVRVPEQVVSSVPQALERLDPARPLTWISGPSATSDIELDRVEGVHGPRTLEVVLVD; the protein is encoded by the coding sequence GTGAGCAGCAGGGACAGGATCCTGGGCCGGGTGCGGCGCGCGCTGGCGGACGTGGCGGCCGAACGACAGGACGACACGCCGTACGAGCAGGCCGTTCCCCGCGACTATCTGCGCGAGCACGGGGAGCGCTCAGTCGCGGAGACGGTCGATCTGCTGGCCGAGAACCTGGCGGACTACCGGGCCGTGGTGCACCGCTGCACGGCCGCCGACCTCCCGGCGACGATCGCCGGGATGCTCGCCGCGCGGGGTGCGAAGACGGTGCTCGTGCCGCCGGGGCTGGAGCCCGAGTGGCTCTCGGCGGCCGACGCGGAGCGGATCCCGGACCGGACGGAGAGCACCCCGGACGAACTGGACCGGATCGACAGTGTGGTCACGGCGTGCGCGGTGGCCGTCGCCGAGACCGGCACCCTCGTCCTGGACGGCTCGGCCGACCAGGGACGTCGCCGCATCACCCTCGTCCCCGACCACCACATCTGTGTCGTACGGGTCCCCGAACAGGTCGTGTCGTCCGTCCCGCAGGCCCTCGAACGCCTCGATCCCGCCCGCCCGTTGACGTGGATCTCGGGCCCCTCGGCGACCAGTGACATCGAGCTGGACCGGGTCGAGGGGGTGCACGGTCCGCGCACCCTGGAGGTCGTCCTCGTCGACTGA
- a CDS encoding FAD-dependent oxidoreductase has product MDDQGRTHTSYWIETAPPGELAPPPDGDLTVEVAVVGAGIAGLSTAWELARRGHGVALLEADRVAAGVTGHTTAKLSAQHTLIYDRLRRTRGKEGARLFAASQMDAIRHAAETADALGIECDWEGTAAYTYAEDGDRTDELRAEATAAREAGLRAEYVTDTDLPFPVAGAVRVEEQAQFHPRKYLLALAEDLRRLGGRVHEHTRVVGLSEGDRCVLTTEDGVKVTAGSVVVATHYPIFDRALLFTRLSPRRELVVAAPIESAAAPTGMYITPEQNTRSVRTAPYEDGKRLLIVTGEHFTPGTGDDVEARFETLSAWAVERFGDLDFTHRWATQDNDPTDSVPLVGPLHPGSRHTYVATGFGGWGLASGIMSGRLLCDLITGRENPWSDLYDPRRVTSVLREGKDFLKHQADVARHFVGDRLQHLPGPSATSVDDIAPGDGAVVHVSGKRCAVHRDEDGKVHAVSAKCTHLGCLVAFNRAERAWECPCHGSRFDPDGRVVQGPAVRPLEPRDI; this is encoded by the coding sequence ATGGACGATCAGGGCCGCACCCACACGTCGTACTGGATCGAGACGGCACCGCCCGGCGAGCTCGCACCCCCACCCGACGGTGACCTCACCGTCGAGGTCGCCGTGGTGGGGGCGGGCATCGCCGGGCTCAGCACCGCCTGGGAGCTGGCCCGGCGCGGGCACGGCGTCGCCCTGCTGGAGGCGGACCGGGTCGCCGCCGGCGTCACCGGCCACACGACGGCCAAGCTGAGCGCCCAGCACACCTTGATCTACGACCGGCTCCGCCGCACCCGCGGCAAGGAGGGAGCGCGCCTGTTCGCGGCCTCGCAGATGGACGCGATCCGGCACGCCGCCGAGACCGCGGACGCGCTCGGCATCGAGTGCGACTGGGAGGGCACGGCGGCGTACACCTACGCCGAGGACGGCGACCGCACCGACGAGCTGCGGGCCGAGGCCACCGCGGCCCGGGAGGCGGGTCTGCGCGCCGAGTACGTGACCGACACGGATCTGCCGTTCCCGGTCGCGGGCGCGGTCCGGGTCGAGGAGCAGGCACAGTTCCACCCCCGCAAGTACCTGCTGGCGCTGGCCGAGGACCTGCGCCGCCTGGGTGGCCGGGTGCACGAGCACACGCGCGTGGTCGGTCTCTCCGAGGGCGACCGGTGTGTCCTGACGACCGAGGACGGGGTGAAGGTGACCGCGGGGTCCGTCGTGGTCGCCACCCACTATCCGATCTTCGACCGGGCCCTGCTGTTCACCCGGCTCTCACCCCGCCGCGAACTCGTGGTCGCCGCTCCCATCGAGTCGGCCGCGGCTCCGACCGGCATGTACATCACCCCCGAGCAGAACACCCGCTCCGTCCGCACGGCACCCTACGAGGACGGCAAGCGCCTGCTCATCGTCACCGGCGAGCACTTCACCCCCGGCACCGGCGACGATGTCGAGGCGCGGTTCGAGACCCTGTCCGCGTGGGCGGTGGAGCGCTTCGGGGACCTCGACTTCACGCACCGCTGGGCCACGCAGGACAACGACCCCACCGACTCCGTGCCCCTCGTCGGCCCGCTGCACCCCGGGAGCCGGCACACCTACGTGGCCACCGGCTTCGGCGGCTGGGGACTCGCGAGCGGCATCATGTCGGGCCGCCTGCTGTGCGATCTGATCACCGGCCGCGAGAACCCGTGGAGCGACCTGTACGACCCGCGCCGCGTGACGTCCGTCCTGCGCGAGGGGAAGGACTTCCTCAAGCACCAGGCCGACGTGGCACGCCACTTCGTCGGCGACCGGCTCCAGCACCTGCCGGGCCCCTCGGCCACGTCGGTGGACGATATCGCCCCCGGCGACGGCGCCGTCGTCCACGTGTCCGGGAAACGCTGCGCCGTCCACCGCGACGAGGACGGGAAGGTGCACGCCGTCTCCGCGAAGTGCACGCACCTGGGCTGTCTCGTGGCGTTCAACCGCGCCGAACGGGCCTGGGAATGCCCGTGCCACGGCTCCCGCTTCGACCCCGACGGCCGCGTCGTGCAGGGCCCCGCCGTGCGGCCGTTGGAGCCACGCGACATCTGA
- a CDS encoding ABC transporter ATP-binding protein, protein MLRAGSRRTHDKGPAAEALRLVKVTKTYGAHDSAVTALDGVTLGLGRGTFTAVMGPSGSGKTTLLHCAAGLDRPDSGIVRVDGTELTGGGEAELTKFRRGRIGFVFQQYNLLPTLTVAQNTVLPLKLAGQRVDRERAKEVLTSVGLGDRLGHRPDQLSGGQRQRVAIARALVTEPRVIFADEPTGALDTRNARDVLRLLQQAVRVHGRTVVMVTHDPVAASYADSVLFLADGRLAGRLDAPTADAVAERLAHLGDNVATGV, encoded by the coding sequence ATGTTGCGCGCAGGTTCGCGACGCACGCACGACAAGGGACCCGCCGCCGAGGCGCTCCGGCTGGTCAAGGTCACCAAGACCTACGGTGCGCACGACAGTGCCGTGACCGCTCTGGACGGGGTCACCCTCGGTCTGGGGCGGGGCACCTTCACCGCGGTGATGGGGCCTTCGGGGTCCGGCAAGACCACGCTGCTGCACTGCGCGGCCGGGCTGGACCGGCCGGACAGCGGCATCGTGCGGGTGGACGGCACCGAGCTGACCGGCGGCGGCGAGGCCGAGCTGACGAAGTTCCGGCGGGGACGGATCGGGTTCGTGTTCCAGCAGTACAACCTGCTTCCGACGCTGACCGTCGCCCAGAACACGGTGCTGCCGCTCAAGCTCGCCGGGCAGCGTGTCGACCGCGAGCGGGCCAAGGAGGTCCTGACCTCCGTCGGCCTCGGCGACCGGCTCGGGCACCGCCCCGACCAGTTGTCCGGCGGTCAGCGGCAACGCGTGGCGATCGCCCGCGCCCTGGTCACGGAGCCTCGGGTGATCTTCGCGGACGAGCCGACCGGTGCCCTGGACACGCGCAACGCACGCGACGTGCTGCGGTTGCTCCAGCAGGCGGTGCGGGTGCACGGCCGGACCGTGGTGATGGTGACCCATGACCCGGTCGCCGCCTCCTACGCCGACTCGGTGTTGTTCCTGGCGGACGGCCGGCTGGCGGGCCGGTTGGACGCCCCGACGGCGGACGCGGTGGCCGAACGCCTCGCGCACCTGGGCGACAACGTGGCGACGGGGGTGTGA
- a CDS encoding FtsX-like permease family protein, translating into MFLLAMRSIRHRPGRFLATLLSAFLGAAIIMTFHSMHDTAAQDGVDATSAETLSTAAGVVGGYGTLLVFFAVASTLTVNVRQRAAELALLRCSGATPAQLKRMVVGEAVVVALVGAALAIGPAMLGGQALLEVFQDSGQVAGSVDHSFGPIALTTGIAITLLASAGAAFLAVRRATRGHERRGGARRFLAYAALLAGAASVASTFVFSATDAALMAPPAYGAILLSVGFALMAPRLLEGVLDRLPLSGASGWLAVRNLRERAGHLAGILMSLILFTAVATATLTMQAVESDAVEASGLTKSIDAKNLETLNFTVVGIIVVFVCVMLVNSLYAATSYRAREFGQQRLAGATPGQVLGTVGVETLILTVTGVLFGMVAALAGIVPFTVVRTDGVLPGEVYDIGVAVAATAAAVTLGTSLVTARRTLRTPAVGAVAVAS; encoded by the coding sequence ATGTTCCTGCTGGCCATGCGGTCGATACGGCACCGCCCCGGACGGTTCCTCGCGACACTGCTGTCCGCGTTCCTGGGCGCGGCGATCATCATGACGTTCCACTCGATGCACGACACGGCGGCGCAGGACGGCGTCGACGCGACCAGCGCGGAGACCCTGTCCACCGCGGCGGGCGTCGTCGGCGGCTACGGCACCCTGCTGGTGTTCTTCGCCGTCGCCTCCACCCTGACGGTCAACGTCCGCCAGCGCGCCGCCGAGTTGGCGCTGCTGCGCTGCTCGGGGGCGACTCCGGCGCAGCTCAAGCGGATGGTGGTGGGCGAGGCAGTGGTCGTGGCCCTGGTGGGCGCGGCGCTGGCGATCGGCCCGGCGATGCTGGGTGGGCAGGCACTGCTGGAGGTGTTCCAGGACAGCGGTCAGGTCGCCGGATCCGTCGACCACTCCTTCGGCCCGATCGCTCTGACGACGGGCATCGCCATCACGCTGCTGGCGTCGGCGGGCGCCGCCTTCCTCGCCGTACGGCGGGCGACGCGCGGGCATGAACGGCGGGGCGGGGCACGCAGGTTCCTCGCGTACGCGGCGCTGCTCGCCGGTGCGGCGTCGGTCGCCTCCACCTTCGTGTTCTCGGCGACGGACGCGGCCCTGATGGCGCCGCCGGCCTACGGGGCGATCCTGCTGTCGGTGGGCTTCGCGCTGATGGCACCACGACTACTGGAGGGCGTACTGGACCGGCTGCCGCTGAGCGGGGCGAGCGGCTGGCTGGCCGTACGGAATCTGCGGGAGCGGGCCGGTCATCTGGCCGGGATCCTGATGTCGCTGATCCTGTTCACCGCGGTGGCCACGGCCACGCTCACCATGCAGGCGGTGGAGAGCGACGCCGTCGAGGCCTCGGGTCTGACGAAGTCGATCGACGCCAAGAACCTGGAGACGCTCAACTTCACGGTCGTCGGCATCATCGTGGTCTTCGTCTGCGTGATGCTGGTCAACTCGCTTTACGCCGCGACGAGTTACCGCGCCCGGGAGTTCGGGCAGCAGCGCCTGGCGGGGGCGACGCCGGGCCAGGTGCTCGGGACGGTCGGTGTCGAGACGCTCATTCTGACCGTCACCGGAGTCCTCTTCGGCATGGTGGCCGCGCTGGCCGGGATCGTCCCGTTCACCGTGGTCCGCACCGACGGGGTGCTTCCGGGCGAGGTCTACGACATCGGGGTCGCGGTGGCCGCGACCGCGGCGGCGGTGACGCTGGGGACGAGCCTGGTCACGGCCCGGCGGACGCTGCGCACTCCGGCGGTCGGGGCGGTGGCCGTGGCGTCATGA
- a CDS encoding TetR/AcrR family transcriptional regulator translates to MATTDKASTKDRLLDAAAELFYRDGVSIGVEALCRTAGVSKRSMYQLFASKDEVLAASLERRLPAYEAQLVPGSQETGTPRERILHVFERLEAASAEPAYQGCPYLAALVELKDPEHPASVVARAAKEGLQGYFRAQAEQGGARDPELLARQLMLVFDGASARAGAKVETLDGLATATVIALLDASGVK, encoded by the coding sequence ATGGCCACTACAGACAAGGCGTCCACCAAGGACCGGCTCCTCGACGCGGCGGCCGAGCTGTTCTACCGCGACGGCGTCTCCATCGGCGTCGAGGCGCTGTGCCGGACCGCCGGGGTCTCGAAGCGGTCCATGTACCAGCTGTTCGCGAGCAAGGACGAGGTCCTCGCGGCGAGCCTGGAGCGACGGCTTCCGGCGTACGAGGCCCAGCTCGTGCCCGGCTCGCAGGAGACCGGCACGCCCCGCGAACGGATCCTGCACGTCTTCGAACGGCTGGAGGCGGCGTCCGCCGAGCCCGCCTACCAGGGCTGCCCCTATCTCGCCGCGCTGGTCGAGCTGAAGGACCCCGAGCATCCGGCGAGTGTGGTCGCGCGGGCGGCGAAGGAGGGGCTTCAGGGCTACTTCCGTGCGCAGGCCGAGCAGGGCGGGGCGCGGGATCCCGAGCTGCTCGCCCGCCAGCTGATGCTGGTCTTCGACGGGGCCAGTGCGCGCGCGGGCGCGAAGGTCGAGACGCTGGACGGGCTGGCCACCGCGACCGTGATCGCGCTGCTGGACGCGTCCGGCGTGAAGTGA
- a CDS encoding MoxR family ATPase, whose translation MFTSVDDVSARLAETGYLASPAVATTVFLADRLGKPLLVEGPAGVGKTELAKAVAEVAGARLVRLQCYEGVDESRALYEWNHAKQLLRISAGRDETWDEARTDIFSEEFLLTRPLLTAIRGDDAKVLLIDETDKADVEVEGLLLEVLSDFQVTVPELGTISATRRPFVVLTSNASRELSEALRRRCLFLHIGFPEEEMERRIVRLKVPGLDEALARSVVRVVGALRAMDLRKVPSVAETIDWARTLLALGADTLDETVMQATLGVLLKHQDDVLKASAKLDLDTLDAL comes from the coding sequence TTGTTCACATCCGTCGACGACGTCTCCGCACGTCTGGCCGAGACCGGCTATCTCGCCTCGCCCGCGGTCGCCACGACCGTCTTCCTCGCCGACCGCCTCGGCAAGCCGCTCCTGGTGGAGGGCCCCGCCGGGGTCGGCAAGACGGAGCTGGCCAAGGCCGTCGCCGAGGTCGCCGGGGCGCGGCTGGTACGCCTGCAGTGCTACGAAGGGGTCGATGAGTCCCGGGCGCTGTACGAGTGGAACCACGCCAAGCAGCTGCTGCGCATCAGCGCGGGCCGCGACGAGACGTGGGACGAGGCACGCACGGACATCTTCAGCGAGGAGTTCCTGCTCACGCGGCCACTGCTGACGGCCATCCGGGGCGACGACGCCAAGGTGCTGCTGATCGACGAGACCGACAAGGCGGACGTCGAGGTGGAGGGCCTGCTGCTGGAGGTCCTCAGCGACTTCCAGGTGACCGTCCCCGAGCTGGGCACCATCAGCGCGACGCGCCGCCCGTTCGTCGTCCTCACCTCCAACGCGAGCCGGGAGCTGTCCGAGGCGCTGCGCCGCCGCTGCCTCTTCCTGCACATCGGCTTCCCCGAAGAGGAGATGGAGCGCCGGATCGTACGGCTGAAGGTGCCGGGGCTCGACGAGGCGCTGGCCCGGTCGGTCGTCCGGGTCGTGGGCGCGCTGCGGGCGATGGACCTGCGCAAGGTGCCCTCGGTCGCCGAGACCATCGACTGGGCGCGCACGCTGCTCGCGCTCGGCGCCGACACGCTGGACGAGACGGTCATGCAGGCCACCCTCGGCGTCCTCCTCAAGCACCAGGACGACGTGCTCAAGGCGTCCGCCAAGCTGGACCTGGACACCCTGGACGCCCTGTGA
- a CDS encoding VWA domain-containing protein encodes MTTPAGVAERLTSLVGALRAHGVRIGTGETVDAAQAVEALGLADRELLREGLAATLLHGNGQRQVFDPVFDLYFPRGVGAPEQKTAGRDDLRERLAAALTADDQVMMGRLAVEAVDGFGGYGSSPESDGWSSYQALERLRPQTLLARVRDNIRAQGGSSGFADRLLEDEIRRRIEAFRALVAAEARRRVAERRGRDEIARRAVTPTADRVDFLFAGKAQLAELRRAVQPLARKLATRLAARRRRASRGSIDLRRTLRGSLSTGGVPMKPVLRRRRPVRPELVLLCDVSGSVSGFSDFTMLLVQALHDQFSKVRVFAFVNRIDEVTGLLERGTADPEGLNARIEAEARLTAWHGSSDYGMALGEFAERYGDAVGPRTTVFVLGDARTNRSDPNLPAVRQIAGQARRVYWLNPEQRSRWGTGDSAAPAYAELVEMHECRTARQLSALVARLLPV; translated from the coding sequence GTGACCACGCCCGCCGGTGTCGCGGAGCGGCTGACGTCCCTCGTCGGGGCGCTGCGCGCGCACGGCGTGCGGATCGGTACCGGCGAGACGGTGGACGCGGCGCAGGCGGTGGAGGCGCTCGGCCTCGCGGACCGGGAGCTGCTGCGCGAGGGGCTGGCGGCGACGCTGTTGCACGGCAACGGCCAGCGTCAGGTGTTCGACCCGGTCTTCGACCTGTACTTCCCGCGCGGTGTCGGCGCGCCGGAGCAGAAGACCGCGGGACGGGACGACCTGCGCGAACGGCTGGCGGCCGCGCTCACCGCCGACGACCAGGTGATGATGGGCCGGTTGGCCGTCGAGGCGGTCGACGGCTTCGGTGGCTACGGTTCCTCGCCGGAGTCGGACGGCTGGTCGTCGTACCAGGCACTCGAACGACTGCGTCCGCAGACCCTGCTCGCCCGTGTCCGTGACAACATCCGTGCGCAGGGCGGCAGTTCGGGGTTCGCCGACCGGCTGCTGGAGGACGAGATCCGGCGGCGCATCGAGGCGTTCCGGGCGCTGGTGGCCGCGGAGGCGCGGCGCCGGGTCGCCGAGCGGCGCGGCCGCGACGAGATCGCCCGGCGGGCGGTGACCCCGACCGCCGACCGGGTCGACTTCCTGTTCGCGGGGAAGGCTCAACTGGCCGAGCTGCGCAGGGCTGTTCAACCGCTCGCCCGCAAGCTCGCGACCCGGCTCGCGGCACGTCGCCGCCGCGCCTCCCGGGGCTCGATCGATCTACGGCGGACCCTGCGCGGGTCGCTGTCGACGGGCGGGGTGCCCATGAAGCCGGTGCTGCGCCGACGGCGTCCCGTCCGCCCCGAACTGGTGCTGCTGTGCGATGTGTCGGGCTCGGTGTCCGGCTTCTCGGACTTCACGATGCTGCTGGTGCAGGCCCTGCACGACCAGTTCAGCAAGGTGCGCGTGTTCGCCTTCGTCAACCGGATCGACGAGGTGACCGGGCTGCTCGAACGCGGCACCGCCGACCCGGAAGGGCTCAATGCGCGCATCGAGGCGGAGGCCAGGCTCACCGCCTGGCACGGCAGCAGCGACTACGGCATGGCGCTGGGCGAGTTCGCCGAGCGGTACGGCGACGCGGTCGGCCCGCGCACGACCGTGTTCGTCCTCGGCGACGCCCGCACCAACAGGAGCGACCCGAACCTGCCGGCCGTACGGCAGATCGCCGGCCAGGCACGCCGCGTCTACTGGTTGAACCCCGAGCAGCGCTCCCGCTGGGGCACGGGCGACTCCGCCGCGCCCGCTTACGCCGAGCTGGTCGAGATGCACGAATGCCGCACCGCCCGGCAGCTCAGCGCGCTGGTGGCGCGCCTGCTGCCGGTGTGA
- a CDS encoding SDR family oxidoreductase, translating to MTTIEGSVALVTGGSRGIGRALVAALYERGAKKVYATARDPRTVTHPDAVPLALEVTDPASVAAAAEQAQDVTLLINNAGASVNANFLDSPVADVRREFETNFYGPLLVTRAFVPVIERNGGGHILNVHSVLSWIGLAGSYSASKAAFWSQTNSLRLDLKPRGIDVTGLHVGYVDTDLTAGIDAPKSTAESVAAQALDGIASGAFEVLADDISRQVKAGLAADPVTLYPQLAAV from the coding sequence ATGACCACCATCGAAGGCTCCGTCGCCCTGGTCACCGGCGGCAGCCGCGGCATCGGCCGCGCCCTGGTCGCCGCCCTGTACGAGCGGGGCGCGAAGAAGGTGTACGCCACCGCCCGCGACCCGCGCACCGTCACGCACCCCGACGCCGTGCCGCTCGCGCTCGAGGTGACCGACCCCGCGTCCGTCGCGGCGGCCGCCGAGCAGGCGCAGGACGTCACCCTGCTGATCAACAACGCGGGAGCCTCGGTGAACGCGAACTTCCTCGACTCGCCCGTCGCGGACGTGCGGCGCGAATTCGAGACCAACTTCTACGGACCGCTCCTGGTCACCAGGGCCTTCGTCCCCGTGATCGAGCGCAACGGCGGCGGCCACATCCTCAATGTCCACTCCGTGCTGTCGTGGATCGGCCTCGCCGGCTCCTACAGCGCGTCCAAGGCCGCCTTCTGGTCACAGACCAACTCGCTGCGCCTCGACCTGAAGCCGCGCGGCATCGACGTCACCGGCCTGCACGTCGGGTACGTCGACACCGACCTGACCGCCGGCATCGACGCGCCCAAGTCCACGGCCGAGAGCGTGGCGGCACAAGCCCTCGACGGGATCGCCTCGGGCGCCTTCGAGGTGCTGGCCGATGACATCTCGCGGCAGGTCAAGGCGGGGCTGGCGGCCGATCCGGTCACCCTCTACCCGCAGCTCGCCGCCGTCTGA
- a CDS encoding NAD(P)-dependent alcohol dehydrogenase, with protein sequence MKAVVQDRYGSADTLEFRDFDTPVPAADEVLVRVHAASVNAYDWHLMHGDPKIARLVFGVTRPKARVRGRDFAGRVEAVGSGVIGLKPGDEVFGEADGAFAEFVCAKDSMVGPKPANLTFEQAAAIPLAGNTALIGLRDVGRVQRGQTVLVNGASGGVGAFAVQLAKAYGAEVTAVCSTRNVDLVRSLGADHVIDYTREDFTRGARQYDVVLDLVGNHSLSEFRRAVTPTGTLVLSGGGVYEGGSVVGPMGLFFRRRLAAPFARQRLLELPAHQSRANLAALCELAESGKIAPVVERTYPLSEAAEAIRYVEVEHARAKVVVTV encoded by the coding sequence ATGAAGGCAGTGGTTCAGGACCGGTACGGCTCGGCGGACACGCTGGAGTTCAGGGACTTCGACACTCCGGTGCCGGCGGCCGACGAGGTGCTGGTGCGGGTGCACGCGGCCTCGGTCAACGCCTACGACTGGCATCTGATGCACGGCGACCCGAAGATCGCCCGCCTCGTCTTCGGGGTCACCAGGCCGAAGGCCAGGGTCCGGGGCCGGGACTTCGCCGGCCGCGTGGAAGCGGTGGGCAGCGGGGTCATAGGGCTCAAGCCCGGCGACGAGGTGTTCGGCGAGGCCGACGGCGCGTTCGCGGAGTTCGTGTGCGCCAAGGACAGCATGGTGGGCCCGAAGCCCGCCAACCTGACCTTCGAGCAGGCGGCCGCGATACCCCTGGCGGGGAACACCGCCCTGATCGGACTGCGGGACGTGGGCCGGGTGCAGCGGGGCCAGACGGTCCTGGTCAACGGCGCGTCGGGCGGTGTGGGCGCGTTCGCCGTGCAGCTCGCCAAGGCGTACGGCGCGGAGGTGACCGCGGTGTGCAGCACGAGGAACGTGGACCTGGTCCGCTCACTCGGCGCGGATCACGTCATCGACTACACACGCGAGGACTTCACCCGCGGCGCCCGGCAGTACGACGTCGTGCTGGACCTGGTGGGCAACCACTCGCTGTCCGAGTTCCGGCGCGCGGTCACTCCCACCGGCACGCTCGTGCTGTCCGGCGGCGGCGTGTACGAGGGCGGCAGCGTCGTCGGACCGATGGGGCTCTTCTTCAGGAGGCGGCTGGCGGCGCCCTTCGCCCGCCAGCGGCTGCTCGAACTCCCGGCCCACCAGAGCAGGGCGAACCTCGCCGCGCTGTGCGAACTCGCCGAGTCCGGGAAGATCGCCCCGGTCGTCGAGCGGACGTATCCGCTCAGCGAGGCGGCCGAGGCGATCCGGTACGTGGAGGTGGAGCACGCGCGCGCGAAGGTCGTCGTCACCGTGTGA
- a CDS encoding cupin domain-containing protein — MLEVKPLEKPDERRDFPRGHLEAVHMTDLDFAVATFEPGWRWTESVAPIAGTESCQMHHNCYMVQGRMHIRMDDGGEQEVGPGDVFVCSPGHDAWVVGDEQVVVYDFQGQTAREYAKSK; from the coding sequence GTGTTGGAAGTGAAGCCGCTCGAGAAGCCGGACGAGCGCCGTGATTTCCCCCGCGGCCACCTCGAAGCCGTCCACATGACGGATCTCGATTTCGCCGTGGCGACCTTCGAGCCCGGCTGGCGCTGGACCGAGTCCGTGGCCCCGATCGCGGGCACCGAGAGCTGTCAGATGCACCACAACTGCTACATGGTCCAAGGCCGCATGCACATCCGGATGGACGACGGCGGCGAACAAGAGGTCGGCCCCGGCGACGTCTTCGTCTGCTCGCCGGGACACGACGCCTGGGTCGTGGGCGACGAGCAGGTCGTGGTCTACGACTTCCAGGGACAGACGGCGAGGGAGTACGCGAAGTCGAAGTAG